Proteins encoded together in one Meiothermus sp. QL-1 window:
- a CDS encoding Tfp pilus assembly protein FimT/FimU, which yields MRTGFTLVEFLVALVVLSILTPIAAVGLVRYLEGQRLNQARMELAEVLKQVSQRALTESRGYRVDLAVGGGSLSWSSSDGPLGSRTLPHGARIVSVSPAGPIQFAGRGFPLSQYRIELALGNRSRSVVLLPTGKVVLP from the coding sequence ATGAGGACCGGTTTTACGCTAGTGGAGTTTCTGGTCGCGCTGGTGGTTTTGAGCATTTTGACCCCCATTGCCGCGGTCGGCCTGGTCCGGTATCTGGAGGGCCAGCGCCTGAACCAGGCCCGGATGGAACTGGCCGAGGTGCTCAAGCAGGTGAGCCAGCGGGCCCTTACCGAAAGCCGGGGGTACCGGGTGGACCTGGCGGTGGGGGGAGGTAGCCTGTCCTGGTCTAGCAGCGACGGGCCCCTGGGAAGCCGAACCCTGCCCCACGGGGCGCGCATCGTTTCGGTGAGCCCTGCGGGCCCCATCCAGTTTGCGGGTCGGGGCTTTCCTTTGAGCCAGTACCGGATTGAGCTGGCGCTTGGCAACAGGAGCCGCTCCGTGGTTCTCCTGCCCACAGGAAAGGTGGTGCTGCCGTGA
- a CDS encoding prepilin-type N-terminal cleavage/methylation domain-containing protein — translation MSWRGFTLVEVLVALAILTVALGVLASSFGGSLRIAQESRRNAVATEYAQAVAELYRTHWSVPANFIAGTSPDLSALNARLTAAGFSATVDATARLNPDGTAYTGSGQPPLRRVVISVFRGGELRTRLVVDVGNPNSSALR, via the coding sequence GTGAGCTGGAGGGGATTTACGCTGGTGGAGGTGCTGGTGGCCCTGGCCATCCTGACCGTGGCCCTGGGGGTTCTGGCCAGCAGTTTCGGGGGCAGCCTCCGCATAGCCCAGGAGAGCCGGCGGAACGCGGTGGCCACCGAGTATGCCCAGGCCGTGGCCGAGCTTTACCGCACGCACTGGAGCGTACCGGCTAACTTCATAGCCGGCACGTCCCCGGACCTCTCGGCCCTGAACGCCCGCCTCACCGCTGCGGGCTTCTCGGCCACCGTCGATGCCACCGCCCGCCTCAACCCCGACGGGACCGCCTACACCGGCAGCGGGCAGCCTCCTTTGAGGCGGGTGGTGATCTCGGTCTTCCGGGGCGGTGAGCTCAGGACCCGGCTGGTGGTGGACGTGGGCAACCCCAACTCCTCGGCCTTGCGTTAG